A single window of Candidatus Flexicrinis affinis DNA harbors:
- a CDS encoding vitamin K epoxide reductase family protein, which yields MQTSASPSSPRAFGVVALLLIAVGFSVSLYLSYTKLADIPVACVEGTAFNCETVQAHPIGQIAGIPVSVLGLLMYAALAVLEFGRGRVAILESNGEILFFGVVLLGWLFSMWLVYAQANIIHAWCIWCLTHEVAISGLLVLAIWRVRRHFLSLR from the coding sequence ATGCAAACATCCGCCTCGCCGTCGAGTCCTCGCGCATTTGGCGTCGTCGCCCTGCTTCTGATCGCCGTTGGGTTCTCCGTCAGCCTGTACTTGTCGTACACAAAGCTTGCGGACATCCCGGTCGCTTGTGTTGAAGGCACCGCCTTCAACTGCGAAACGGTGCAAGCTCATCCGATCGGCCAGATCGCAGGAATACCGGTCTCCGTGCTGGGGCTTCTGATGTATGCTGCTCTCGCTGTGCTCGAATTCGGGCGGGGCCGCGTGGCAATCCTCGAGTCAAACGGCGAGATTCTTTTCTTCGGAGTCGTGCTGCTCGGTTGGCTTTTCTCGATGTGGCTCGTTTACGCGCAGGCCAACATCATCCACGCATGGTGCATTTGGTGCCTCACGCATGAGGTCGCGATTTCCGGGCTGCTCGTTCTGGCAATATGGCGCGTCAGGCGGCACTTCCTTTCGCTGCGCTGA
- a CDS encoding NAD-dependent epimerase/dehydratase family protein, which yields MKWLVIGGTRFLGRAFVEQAVADGHEVTLFNRGMSGPDLFPDLETITGDRTNPDDLAKLAGRTWDAVFDPSGYLPGVVRQTVDALHGAVGYYVFISSISVYRDFMQPGIDETYPVGTIDDPTVTEVNNETYGPLKALCEQVVEDAFPGKALNVRAGLIVGPYDPSDRFTYWATRIQRGGDFLAPESPAYRVQVIDARDIVDWVLRMAQSGAAGTFNVTSEQMLFGDVVQAVQQVTGSDAAPIYVDAQFLSDNDVQMWMELPLWIPESEAGFAHMSKVSVKRAVDAGLRNRPLVDTVRDLLAWTATRPSDYAPRAGLAADKESRVLDLWRANHG from the coding sequence GTGAAGTGGCTTGTGATTGGCGGTACACGTTTCTTGGGTCGTGCATTTGTCGAACAGGCGGTTGCCGACGGACACGAAGTGACGTTGTTTAACCGGGGGATGTCCGGCCCGGACTTGTTTCCTGACCTAGAGACGATCACGGGCGACCGCACGAACCCCGACGATCTCGCCAAGTTGGCGGGACGCACGTGGGACGCTGTATTTGACCCCAGCGGCTACCTGCCCGGCGTCGTCCGGCAAACCGTGGACGCCCTGCACGGGGCCGTCGGGTACTACGTCTTCATCTCGAGCATCAGCGTGTATCGGGATTTCATGCAGCCCGGAATCGATGAAACCTATCCGGTTGGCACGATTGACGATCCGACCGTCACCGAAGTCAACAACGAGACGTACGGCCCCCTGAAGGCACTGTGCGAGCAGGTTGTCGAGGATGCGTTCCCGGGAAAGGCGCTCAACGTCCGTGCCGGTCTCATCGTAGGGCCGTACGATCCGTCCGATCGCTTCACATACTGGGCGACCCGCATCCAGCGCGGCGGGGACTTCCTCGCGCCGGAAAGCCCGGCATATCGCGTACAGGTGATCGACGCGCGCGACATCGTCGACTGGGTGCTGCGGATGGCACAATCAGGCGCTGCTGGCACGTTCAACGTCACCAGCGAACAAATGTTGTTCGGTGACGTCGTCCAAGCGGTGCAGCAGGTCACGGGCAGCGACGCCGCGCCGATCTACGTCGACGCCCAATTCTTGTCCGACAACGACGTGCAGATGTGGATGGAACTTCCGCTGTGGATCCCGGAAAGCGAAGCGGGTTTTGCGCACATGTCGAAAGTGTCGGTCAAACGGGCTGTTGACGCGGGACTGCGAAACCGACCACTGGTCGATACCGTGCGCGACCTGTTGGCTTGGACGGCAACTCGGCCTTCAGACTATGCGCCGCGCGCCGGCCTCGCTGCGGACAAGGAATCGCGTGTATTGGACCTATGGCGTGCCAATCACGGTTAG
- a CDS encoding HDIG domain-containing protein, with product MNREDAWALVTEYTESDSLRRHMLAVEAAMRAYARHFGEDEELWGLVGLLHDFDYEKYPDMENGGHPIVGSRILRERGVNEVVVRAILSHGYERTGVMPESLMEKSLVAVDELTGFLTAVTLVRPSKSIAEVELKSVKSKWKDKAFARPVNRQEIAHHTEALGVPLDEHIVRVLDAMKAEAAALGLAGS from the coding sequence ATGAATCGCGAAGATGCATGGGCGCTAGTCACGGAGTACACCGAAAGCGATTCGCTTCGCAGGCACATGCTCGCCGTCGAAGCTGCGATGCGCGCCTACGCCCGCCACTTTGGCGAGGATGAGGAGCTTTGGGGGCTTGTCGGGCTGCTGCACGACTTCGACTACGAGAAGTATCCGGACATGGAGAATGGCGGCCATCCGATCGTCGGCAGCCGCATTCTGCGTGAGCGTGGCGTGAACGAGGTCGTCGTCAGGGCAATCCTGTCGCATGGCTACGAACGCACCGGCGTCATGCCGGAATCGTTGATGGAGAAGTCGCTCGTCGCCGTGGATGAACTTACCGGTTTCCTGACAGCCGTTACGCTCGTGCGCCCGTCAAAGAGCATCGCCGAGGTCGAACTCAAGTCGGTCAAGAGCAAATGGAAGGACAAGGCATTCGCCCGCCCAGTCAACCGGCAGGAGATCGCGCATCACACCGAAGCGCTTGGCGTGCCGCTGGACGAGCACATCGTGCGTGTGCTCGATGCGATGAAGGCCGAGGCGGCGGCGCTCGGCCTTGCGGGGAGCTAG
- a CDS encoding LysM peptidoglycan-binding domain-containing protein yields the protein MRSMRFLLAVIGMVLVAQSAVAQEQSSGQTYTVRYGDSLYSIALRYGVTVAELAEANDIEFTWRIDIGKVLVIPGLEDPTGDVDVANPLVASAPIQHTIRPGETLNAIATRYGVSVDLLMRANNITNPNLILYGQVLSIWTEASAAAETDAAAAVEASAPPLMHTLRAGETLGAVATRYGVSLSALVAANNIANPNYVYAGTSLVIPGRTADASTGSSADALAAVTPPQATITEGKQVVVDLSEQRVYAFENGTLVWTAIASTGLPATPTVTGDFKVYYRLDSQTMSGPGYYLPGVQWVQYFYSGYALHGTYWHNNFGQPMSHGCVNLTNADAYWLYNWATIGTPVHVKI from the coding sequence ATGCGCTCGATGCGTTTCCTACTAGCGGTGATCGGAATGGTGTTGGTCGCTCAGTCCGCGGTGGCACAAGAGCAGAGCAGTGGTCAAACCTATACGGTGAGGTATGGCGACTCGCTCTACAGCATCGCCCTACGCTATGGCGTCACGGTTGCTGAACTGGCAGAGGCCAACGATATCGAATTCACGTGGCGTATCGACATCGGGAAGGTGCTGGTCATCCCGGGGTTGGAAGACCCGACCGGCGATGTCGATGTGGCAAACCCGCTTGTCGCTTCGGCGCCGATTCAACACACGATCCGCCCCGGCGAGACGTTGAACGCGATTGCCACCCGATACGGCGTATCGGTGGACTTGCTGATGCGCGCCAACAACATCACCAATCCGAATCTGATCCTATACGGTCAAGTCCTGAGCATCTGGACGGAAGCGTCGGCCGCAGCCGAGACAGATGCAGCGGCGGCGGTCGAGGCTTCTGCACCGCCGCTAATGCACACCCTCCGTGCGGGAGAGACGCTGGGCGCAGTTGCGACGCGCTACGGGGTCAGTCTATCGGCGTTAGTGGCAGCCAACAATATCGCCAACCCGAACTACGTTTATGCCGGTACCAGCCTCGTCATCCCCGGCCGCACCGCCGACGCGTCAACCGGCTCGTCTGCCGACGCGCTCGCTGCAGTTACGCCGCCGCAGGCGACCATCACCGAAGGTAAGCAGGTCGTTGTTGACCTCAGCGAGCAGCGCGTCTATGCTTTCGAAAACGGTACGCTCGTCTGGACTGCGATCGCATCGACCGGCCTGCCGGCCACGCCGACGGTGACCGGCGATTTCAAGGTGTACTACCGGCTCGACTCGCAGACGATGAGTGGGCCCGGCTACTACCTGCCGGGTGTCCAGTGGGTGCAGTACTTCTACTCCGGATACGCACTACACGGCACGTACTGGCATAACAACTTTGGCCAGCCCATGAGCCACGGCTGCGTGAACCTGACCAATGCCGACGCGTACTGGCTGTACAACTGGGCCACCATCGGCACGCCGGTTCACGTCAAGATCTAG